Part of the Ictalurus punctatus breed USDA103 chromosome 9, Coco_2.0, whole genome shotgun sequence genome is shown below.
atctgtcactatcttcaaaaaaccgctaaagacccacctcttctgtgaacatgtaactaacccctaaaacgccaaccccacatcatccttttaaaaaaaaaaaaatttactctggctcttacacctctactctgtgcactttgcttttctagaactccaATTAAAGATcatgtatagtagcactacttgtactgttctctgcttgatatatcgctttgcttgtatttcctcatttgtaagtcgctttgggtaaaagcgtctgctgaatgaataattgtaaatgtaagTTATGGATCAGATATCCCTAATCCTTTGATTGTCTTCTTGGCACAACATGAACTTATGAATGCAATTTAACTTGCATAAAGCTTATGTAAATTTTAATAAGTGATCTGGTGCTTAAaagtatgtatttttaaaaagcctgaTATACAGTGAATTTGTATTATCACTCTATTATTATGTCTATTATCAAGCCAACGAGAGCgcgagagtgagagtgtgcattCTCTCACACCAGCTCACCTCTGTTTCCCTCCCCCTCTTGTTTATCATGACCTCAGAGAACGAGAAGAACTGTGTGGAGAAGAACGTGTCCACTCCAGGAATTAGTATCTATTTTGAGGCATACCTCTATGGTACAGGGAACTATAGCAGCTCTACCTGGCAGTTCCCAGCATCTTCTCTGCTCACCCCACCACGACGGCCATCCATGGGCGATGACGAGGAAGAGCACGACTCTCCAGTGGAGGGCCAACCTGAGAAGGTCAAGAAACCAAAAAAGGTCTACTGCTACATATCACCAAAGGTCAGTGATTTAATATTCAGGTTGGCAGTGTCagtaattttcttttcttttattctcaTGTATTTGTGTTCTATTGCAGCAACTCTCTGTGAAGGAGTTTTATCTGAAGATTATTCCATGGCGCCTTTTCACTTTTCGTGTGTGCCCAGGAACGAAGGTAATGAGTTTTTTCAGCAgcaaatacactttttttatttttttttattttatttttttaaaaggaatcTTATCAGTTACACACTTTCCTGTTAGTTCACCTACCATGGGCCTGACCCAGTCCATAAGTACCTGACGTTGGTGGTGGATGATGGGATCCAGCCTCCTGTAGAACTGAGCTGCAAGGACAGGAACATTATGGCGGCTACATTTATTCGCTTCCTGCACAAGAACATTGGTGAGTTTGAAAAATACACGCAGCTGAATCTGCTTAAGTGTGTTGATGAATTGTTTGACTGTTTATATTCTATGGATTTTAGGAGGCTCGGAAACATTTCAGGACAAGGTGAGCTTTTTCCAGCGAGAGCTCAGGCAGATTCACTCCAAGAGACCTCGAGTTAAAACCTGCTTGAAGATCAGCCGCCACTCCATTCTCGACTCTGTGAGTAGCCTGCCCTGCTGGAGCTCTTCAGTGCTTGCAGTATTcctttgaatatatatatttaacatcatgatccatgtgtcttttttttttttttctgcagtctCTAAAAGCCACCAGAAACTTCTCTGTATCGGACTGGAGTAAGAACTTTGAGGTGGTGTTCCAGGATGAAGAAGGTCTGTTGTTACATTAAACATCATGATGTTTCTTAAATGTTATAATACTTAaatagttagtgtgtgtgtgtagataacGACTATATGAATTACttggtgtttgtttatttatctgtctatctacctatctatttatttatttatttatttatttatttttaagctcTGGACTGGGGAGGGCCGAGGCGTGAGTGGTTTGAACTCATCTGTAAGAATCTGTTTGACACCAATAACCAGCTCTTCACACGTTTCAGTGACAATAACCAGGGTCTGGTAAGCATCAACTCTTACAGTCGAGGTcgtaagtttacatacgccttgcagtatctacaaaatgtttaaaaaataaaacaaaaaaagtaataaaatatttttaaaaatttcaaaggggatcataatttatttatttatttatttaatttttttaatattgtttttttatttagtactgccccgAATAAGCTAATTTACCTACAACAGATGTTTAGTTATAGTTcataagacacaataataactgactttacacaaatgaaccagttcaaacgTTTGCATACACTTGGTTCgactgtttgtatgttttgggATAGTTgctcatgagtcccttgtttgtcctgtgcagttaaactgccctctattcttcagaaaaatcctccaggtcctgtgcattctttgcttttccagcatcttctgcatatctgACAGTTTCTATATGGttctgagatccatctttttgCATCGAGGACAattgagggactcgtacataCCTATTACagaaggtgcaaacattcactgacgctcaagaaggcaacacgatacattaagagctagtgggatgtaaacttttgaactggcgCTTAATGTAGTGTGTTGCCGCCTtaagcatcagtgaatgtttgcacagtTTGTAATGGTTGTGTATtagttaatattattactagtaTGGGTctctcagttgtcctcagtgtgaaaatgaTTGATCTGAACATCATGTAGCCGCttttggaaaggggtcaaatcagcagaagatgctggaaaagcaaagaatgtgcaggacctggagtgTGCTGCTCATTCCCAGGTATTGGTTTCCCAGAAACCACGTTAACTAGGATAAAAAATGGTAGGTTTCgtaatgtaataatgaatgtttttcatgtgcacatgtgtaaatattatgCTGTATTTTAAATCCAGTGAAATTTTCTATAGAAATAACCCCGGGTAATAGATGGGTGCATCCTGCTCGAACTGACATCTAGGTAAAGATTCACTCCAGGAAGCGCCATCTCAGGTCAAGACCAAAACGAAACTTGGTATTGGCCAAGTTTTAAGTGcagaacaataacaataaaatatagacaGTGTTTAAAATGAGCATTGATGCAATCAGCTGTATTAAAATAAGGGGTTTGTTAGTAGGCATGGAATTATTAATAAGACATCATGATGTACACTGATGTACATTGAAGAGAACAGAGCTTATATGACCGCTTATATCATGTGAAATGTACATAATCATTACAGATGTCCGGCAACATTACTTAACAGACATATGCCCATAAATCCTATCCCCTGTTAATAATACATAAGGGAAACAAACAAGTATATGATTGTCCTCTTCtaataaagtttttaatttaCTCCACTGATAAAAAAGTCAGCTAGTTGTTGGCCAGCGACTGTAGATGGGTCAGTGTGTAATGCGAGTtaagatgatttaaaaaaaaaaaataaaaaaaaaacctttttaaaatcggtgtgtgcatgtgtttggcaGGTGCATCCTAACGCAGAGCGCCCTGCTCACCTGAGGTTGAAGATGTACGAGTTTGCAGGGCGCGTGGTGGGGAAGTGTCTTTACGAGTCAGCTTTAGGAGGAGCCTATAAGCAGCTGGTGCGAGCCAGGTTCACTCGCTCATTCCTGGCCCAGATCATTGGCCTGCGCATGAACTACAAGGTGATACCCTGCTCTTATTTTGCAACATACTTGAAATAATACTACATAATCATCAAATAAGATTGATCAAACTTGATCGAACCCCATCATTCCTtcagtaacagctaattcacatgGATGGTATGGCAGATGCTACTTAAAAACTAgggttaataataaataaacatataatcgTTTATTGTAAAGTTCTCTGTAAGGAAACTTTACTGaagatttttggaaggagtctccaatgtcaatgctttgtaacagttagagGTGTTCCACTACGTTTTACACCATAGGGAAAAGGATGAAGGGGATTTGCGTATGACTTCTTGGTAACAAAATGAAGGAATGACACcgtatagctgttataacaagCAATATCATGATCGAACTTGTCTTGCAGACGTTCCAcaggcaaattgctgtggtataagaggaataaaacactttacttGCGGTTACAGAGTGGTAATGCATCACAACATACTCAGTCACTGTTTATTTTCAGCTTTTAACAGCTTTTAACAGGTGTCCATATCAAATTTAAAAAGTCATATAAATGTTTGAGCCTCCAGAAGCGCTTTCTCTCgttcactccttttttttttttcttttttttttttttttaaattatttttatttatttatttattttgtttgcacACAGCCACTAGTTTCTGTCGTTGTGTTTAGATGATTCATATTAAAGTGCATTGTCCTGCATAAACTCATGTGTATTGTTTCTGAGAGAAGTAAAgcctgtttgttttattttatgcatCTGACTGTTTTTAATTACTGTTTGCTATGGCAGTACTTTGAGACAGACGATCCGGAGTTCTTCAAAACAAAAGTCTGCTTTATCTTAAAAAATGACGTGAGTGAAATGGACCTTGTTTTTGCTGAGGAAAAGTACAGCAAGTCAGGACAACTGGAAAAGGTGATACACACTGAACCAAATGACTGCGTTATAACATCATCTAGCTTCAAAACACCAGACAAATGTTTTTGCTTAAACCTTATTTGATTCTTGTGATGCGGCAGTCGAAATCAACCGGGAGGGAAACAGAATTTGTTTGTTGTAAAGTACGTTTTAAAGGGTTTTTGCTGGGTTGTGTAGCTATACGGTAGCCGTGTGTATTTTGGAGACGTGTGGTTATTGCACTGTGTATTTTCTGACACGTACAATGTTTTCTGTCTCTCCAGGTGGTGGAGCTGATAGCAGGTGGTGCTCAAATTGCTGTCACTAATGAGAATAAAATGCATTACCTGAATCTGCTGGCTCAGTATAGACTGGCCAGTCAGGTGAGGGATGAAGTAGAGCACTTCCTCAAAGGTACGAGCTTCTCAAACTGAAACTTCGTTACGTGAACGCGTTCCGATCTAACCGAGGCGTTTTGTCATTCTTAGGTTTGAATGAACTGGTACCTGAGAACCTTTTGGCCATATTTGATGAAAACGAGTTAGAGGTAAGCTATTATTCTGATCAGCTGTAATTTCTGCTCATGCCATGTGGCACTGGTAGGTTAAGATATCGGcgtactgctcagaaggtcgtgagttcaaatcatATCACTGCCaacctgccactgctgggcccttgagcaaggcccttaccccttaactgctcagttgtataaatgagataaacgtaagtcgctctggataagggcatctgataaatgccataaatgtgaaatgtaatattCTTTGTATTTATACATTAAATCTATATTTGGGTTCTTACTCTTTTTGCAGCGAAGGAACCCTATAACTGTAATAGATATTCCAGATCACCTGAATACAGATTTGTTTCATTAACATTCTttaaatgtgtgcaattgtattttgtttacttattCAAGCCATGGAGGTTTCTTTTTCTGAACTTTCCAACAACAAAGCACTGAGTTATTGAGGTTAAACCCATCCAATTCGAGTGACTAAAATGCAGTGACTTATGAAACCTCGAGTGCCATAAAACCTCCAATAGTGACTTTTATTTACATCAATCGTTTGTTGTGTGTTCTTGTTTTCACAGTTGCTGATGTGTGGTACTGGAGACATCAACGTGCAGGATTTCAAAGCTCATGCTGTTATCGTTGGAGGCTCATGGCACTTCAGAGAGAAGGTGCGTTGCTAAACACGTGTCTGTGCTTTCACGTATATGACGTTGAGCCCGTTTGATTCGAACCCTGGTGCGTTTTCCCCTGTGGTGCGGTCACATTGGAGGGTAGAACAAAACAACTTGCGAGTGGTGGTCTCTCAGTGCTTCCAAACAAATCCTAGTGTGGTCTGACTGCCTTGATTCAGTACATCAAACCTGCTGTGGATTTTGGGTTCTGGGAAACATTTTTTGGTATGCAAGCTGCTAAACTTATATGCAGAATGGTAAAACGAGTGCCAGAGGATAGAACTAGAGAACAGATGTACATTGTATTCTGGATATCTCAGCGTAAGTGTACAAAAAGCATcatgttacatttatattattatgccattatgtatttattatttagcatGCTGGCCATGCTTGGTTGAGtccttttatttcttcacaCACTTGTTATTGGTTTCTCTATATTTTCCTGTCACCGTATTCATCAGGAATAAATGAAAGTTGACACTCCACAGTAGGTGAGAACGGGTCCAACGACTTTCACAGTGCATGTTCACATTtgataaagtaaaaaaaaatgatatattgATGAAcgtattgaaaatgtatttacagtttGCAACATTTCAACAGCCAATTTTTTTACTGACCgcataatttgttttaattccaTTTTAAGTGCATAGACATTTCCCTTTCGTTTAATTACTAGTAAAGAGGTTCATAAtgtgctgtctgtgtgtgtctgtacgcGTGTCTGCAGGTGATGAAATGGTTCTGGGCCGTGGTGTCCTCCTTCACTCAGGAAGAGCTTGCACGTCTCCTCCAGTTCACCACCGGCTCCTCTCAACTCCCTCCCGGTGGCTTCAACACACTCTGCCCCTCCTTCCAGATCATAGCAGCGCCAACACACAGTACGTTGCCAACTGCACACACCTGGtgagtaaaaacacacacacacacacacacacacaaaactctgTCCCAGATAAAACCAGTCCAAGTCAAGTTACACATAAAAAGAATGGTGACTTAAAAGTCTAGGACTCAAGTATTGATAGACACTCatgcgtgcgcgcacacacgcgcattATTCGAGTCTGGTTAGCATCTTCATTTTAGCTTTATGAAGTATTGAAATGTGAGGTGACTGTGTTTTGCTAGCATTAGAGTTATATAACAGTTTTTGTGCTGCACTGCTCTGTCTTTTGCTCAGCTGTCACTCTTTCCACATCTTGATTCTGGAATTAATGCCTGACCTCCATTCAAGGAAGTTATAGGTAGCCTAGTAATAGTTCTTACCAACAGCCAGCCAGACCATGTCCTCTGTTTGTGTGCTTGGTGCAGCCGGTGgtgtaatttaaaaatattagcaCACATCACAGAATTGAGGTGATTAGCAACACtgagtaatatactgtatgaacCAGTTTCTTTCATTGTGAACATTAGTAGTAATTGGGATCTTGTTTCTTGGTTAGTTTTAACCAGCTGTGCCTCCCTACCTACGACTCCTATGAGGAGCTGCACAAACTGCTGAAGCTGGCCATCAGCGAGGGCAGCGAGGGCTTCGGCATGCTCTGACCACACACTGGCTCTGACTTTTGGATAATCCGAAGGAATTCCTTTTTCTGTGTCTTCTCTCCAACTATTGAGCTGCTGTGTATATGAGCCAATGCACTTTTTTATCCTCCAATAACAGACCTCTTAGCTGAAGCCCATATGGATGTCCAGATCTTTCTCTTTCAAGCAGGACCTTCACATGATCCTGAGTTGCCTTTGGCCTATTCCACTCGATGCTGGAgctatgtaaatatgtaaatcttttttttttgtacagttaaaaaaaggaaaaatgattgaatgaataacACTGTTGCGTTTTATTCTAGAtggtacgttttttttttttcgttttttgtGAGTTTGTCCAGTCATTAAAATGTGTAAAGCTACTATCACATTTGGCATTAACAAAGCTGGGAACATTTCATATGAAGTGTAGCAGCCTATAAGAGGTGTGGATCTATTGCACACTGACTGCACTTTGGCCTTAACCGATCAGGGAAGGTtgtgtcttttgtgtgtgtgtgtgtgtgtgtgtgtgtgtgtgtgtgtgtgtgtgtgtgtgtgtgtgtattttatatatataatatacacacacacacaagttgtaAATGTCTGCATTTGTTGTGAATTATAAAGTCAAGATgcttttttgttatgttttttttttatgttattgttatttcaCACACGTATCACGTAGCCTAAtgtaacactgtgtgtgtgtgtgtgtgtgtgtgtgtgtgtgtgtataaaagaaTCTGCATTTCAAAatatgatgatgaggaggaggaggaggaggaggaggagcactGGGTTAAAAGAGCTAATGGTTAATTCCAAATATGTGGGCAACATCTATGCATTTTACTAGTGAGCCTAATTTACAAACCAGTGCCAGAGATTTGTAAACAGTGTGAGAGATTTGTAAGGTTTTTATTAGGCATATTTGCCGTGACCTAAACGTCATCATTAGACCAGGATAAAAGATGTTCagtttttggtttggttttgttgtAGCTTGATTTTGGTACATATGACcttaatttattttaacttattCCCACTGACCAAAATGTCCTGGAATATTATATTTGTGTTGATGAAATGAGTGTTATATGAAACAAATGAAGCTAAAAGCCAGATGGATACTTTTAAGTATGTTTGTCAAATTGCATCTAACCATAACAGTTGTTTCCAGTAACCCAAACTGGAAAGATACtattattaatgtaatattCATAATGTAACCAAGTATTGAAACAATTGTATAAAAAGTTAGTATCGAAGAGattaatttttattgaaaaagtGCTGGTACTGTTGCAATGTCCAGGAAAATGGCCTCTAAGTGATTATTCTGGAAGGTTCCAGTCAGTACTTGGGTGCAGCTTCTCACATGAGTGGAACTTCTTACGAGTGCTTTATCCATTGCATCTTGAGTTTCATGTTAATGTGGGTGCTCATTTACAAAGCCTACACATTGCTGTCAAAATGTGTCTTAACATGGACTGTCTATTCTAGCATCCTATGT
Proteins encoded:
- the arel1 gene encoding apoptosis-resistant E3 ubiquitin protein ligase 1 isoform X2, giving the protein MDRRFLLTLIFCSVSWIFFWELRWKKSKESQIEEWLQGHSLSEYKRLFEDVQSLEELSLSLLTRLEEVLKEQRRWRDIAEANVRLLRDFAFQEWLCSQSLEHYYHTLKTLGCANLDDLAQFDSQLQLSLAAWGYYYEDYIKLSTGVKVLQASRGSRDQDYEVQLVHSLAERRLNEKWSIAGALIFGCTVALCFLIRDLMFYVIGGITVSIIAFVFTIKFLCELAARVVSFLQNEDPGRRGDRSIYDYVRGNYLDPRSCKVSWDWKEPQEVGQTMSFRVQLFYKNSQPFLAHGPVGLRVNITHIELALDIPVTQEVLQEPESNVVKVTFTVRKAGRYEVAVKLGGLNVAYSPYYKTFQPGTVVPSKTKIAYHFSTLVLTYGQQHTLQIEPRDEYGNPTSNSVSLVDEVNYSVHIHSLGTIEEDSSEDYYSMTVCCNKPQCQVLLRLTLKKKGCFRACITYRDQPLNNGEFDIIVLSENEKNCVEKNVSTPGISIYFEAYLYGTGNYSSSTWQFPASSLLTPPRRPSMGDDEEEHDSPVEGQPEKVKKPKKVYCYISPKQLSVKEFYLKIIPWRLFTFRVCPGTKFTYHGPDPVHKYLTLVVDDGIQPPVELSCKDRNIMAATFIRFLHKNIGGSETFQDKVSFFQRELRQIHSKRPRVKTCLKISRHSILDSSLKATRNFSVSDWSKNFEVVFQDEEALDWGGPRREWFELICKNLFDTNNQLFTRFSDNNQGLVHPNAERPAHLRLKMYEFAGRVVGKCLYESALGGAYKQLVRARFTRSFLAQIIGLRMNYKYFETDDPEFFKTKVCFILKNDVSEMDLVFAEEKYSKSGQLEKVVELIAGGAQIAVTNENKMHYLNLLAQYRLASQVRDEVEHFLKGLNELVPENLLAIFDENELELLMCGTGDINVQDFKAHAVIVGGSWHFREKVMKWFWAVVSSFTQEELARLLQFTTGSSQLPPGGFNTLCPSFQIIAAPTHSTLPTAHTCFNQLCLPTYDSYEELHKLLKLAISEGSEGFGML
- the arel1 gene encoding apoptosis-resistant E3 ubiquitin protein ligase 1 isoform X1 — encoded protein: MDRRFLLTLIFCSVSWIFFWELRWKKSKESQIEEWLQGHSLSEYKRLFEDVQSLEELSLSLLTRLEEVLKEQRRWRDIAEANVRLLRDFAFQEWLCSQSLEHYYHTLKTLGCANLDDLAQFDSQLQLSLAAWGYYYEDYIKLSTGVKVLQASRGSRDQDYEVQLVHSLAERRLNEKWSIAGALIFGCTVALCFLIRDLMFYVIGGITVSIIAFVFTIKFLCELAARVVSFLQNEDPGRRGDRSIYDYVRGNYLDPRSCKVSWDWKEPQEVGQTMSFRVQLFYKNSQPFLAHGPVGLRVNITHIELALDIPVTQEVLQEPESNVVKVTFTVRKAGRYEVAVKLGGLNVAYSPYYKTFQPGTVVPSKTKIAYHFSTLVLTYGQQHTLQIEPRDEYGNPTSNSVSLVDEVNYSVHIHSLGTIEEDSSEDYYSMTVCCNKPQCQVLLRLTLKKKGCFRACITYRDQPLNNGEFDIIVLSENEKNCVEKNVSTPGISIYFEAYLYGTGNYSSSTWQFPASSLLTPPRRPSMGDDEEEHDSPVEGQPEKVKKPKKVYCYISPKQLSVKEFYLKIIPWRLFTFRVCPGTKFTYHGPDPVHKYLTLVVDDGIQPPVELSCKDRNIMAATFIRFLHKNIGGSETFQDKVSFFQRELRQIHSKRPRVKTCLKISRHSILDSSLKATRNFSVSDWSKNFEVVFQDEEALDWGGPRREWFELICKNLFDTNNQLFTRFSDNNQGLVHPNAERPAHLRLKMYEFAGRVVGKCLYESALGGAYKQLVRARFTRSFLAQIIGLRMNYKYFETDDPEFFKTKVCFILKNDVSEMDLVFAEEKYSKSGQLEKVVELIAGGAQIAVTNENKMHYLNLLAQYRLASQVRDEVEHFLKGLNELVPENLLAIFDENELELLMCGTGDINVQDFKAHAVIVGGSWHFREKVMKWFWAVVSSFTQEELARLLQFTTGSSQLPPGGFNTLCPSFQIIAAPTHSTLPTAHTWHFPGSCFHLLPECVTAGMFTWAGNKQLDHGRQRQR